Proteins encoded in a region of the Gallalistipes aquisgranensis genome:
- a CDS encoding beta-L-arabinofuranosidase domain-containing protein yields the protein MKRAIVSCLCLLLGGSAFGQEPTKEEVLKALNECSVYAADVLLDKEGKSRCDYNLTLGRWFPYEEPWHTGQVILGLLESYKVTGNQKYLDAAKRAGDWWIGLEIKDHPVLKGMVAATHGDVMGNDEIVFATTSDGTPGIFELTRVTGDGKYARVATSAAKWLLENTYNPEEGVCYDVIDLKTGKVLKEHSPFHKEKKNQSIEDVSRPNTEGSPFKDAYEFSEDRRFRDAHILLCNSLVEKQSPDGVWMDYVPNTKAENSFHPRFNLWYAESLLEGYDLTGDKRYLEAAARTVRLYARVQKKDGTIFYVNYVDGKPSDKGSVCGSATAFAGLLWMRLAGYGYEEFVPHYERSARWLVTNRYAQDHPDPNLRGAVVNTRMRTKKGRIWLTQRDVGTSFGMRFLARYYQLKFGK from the coding sequence ATGAAAAGAGCGATCGTGAGTTGTCTCTGCCTGTTGCTGGGCGGTTCGGCATTCGGACAGGAGCCGACGAAGGAGGAGGTGCTCAAGGCACTGAACGAATGTTCGGTCTATGCGGCCGACGTGCTGCTGGACAAGGAGGGCAAGTCGCGCTGCGACTACAACCTGACCCTCGGCCGGTGGTTTCCCTACGAGGAGCCGTGGCATACGGGTCAGGTGATCCTGGGGCTTCTGGAGAGCTACAAGGTGACGGGAAACCAGAAGTACCTCGACGCCGCGAAGCGGGCGGGCGACTGGTGGATCGGCCTGGAGATCAAGGACCATCCGGTGCTCAAGGGTATGGTGGCCGCCACGCACGGCGATGTGATGGGGAACGATGAGATCGTCTTCGCCACCACGTCGGACGGCACGCCCGGCATTTTCGAGCTGACGCGGGTGACCGGCGACGGGAAATATGCGCGGGTGGCCACTTCCGCCGCCAAATGGCTGTTGGAAAACACCTACAACCCCGAGGAGGGCGTGTGCTACGATGTGATTGACCTCAAGACGGGCAAGGTGCTCAAGGAGCACAGTCCGTTCCACAAGGAGAAGAAGAACCAGTCGATCGAGGACGTGTCGCGTCCCAACACCGAAGGGTCGCCTTTCAAGGACGCTTACGAGTTCTCGGAAGACAGGCGCTTCCGCGATGCCCATATCCTGCTGTGCAATTCGCTGGTGGAGAAACAGAGTCCCGACGGCGTGTGGATGGATTACGTGCCCAACACGAAGGCCGAGAATTCGTTCCACCCGCGTTTCAACCTGTGGTACGCCGAGTCGCTGCTCGAGGGGTACGACCTGACCGGGGACAAACGTTACCTGGAGGCTGCGGCCCGCACGGTCCGTCTCTATGCCCGGGTGCAGAAGAAGGACGGCACGATTTTCTATGTCAACTATGTCGACGGCAAACCCTCGGACAAAGGGTCGGTCTGCGGGTCGGCCACGGCTTTCGCGGGGCTGTTGTGGATGCGTCTGGCCGGTTACGGGTACGAGGAGTTCGTTCCCCACTACGAACGGAGCGCCCGGTGGCTCGTCACGAACCGCTACGCGCAGGACCATCCCGACCCCAATCTGAGGGGGGCCGTGGTCAATACGCGGATGCGGACGAAAAAGGGACGTATCTGGCTGACACAGCGCGATGTGGGTACGTCGTTCGGAATGCGTTTCCTGGCCCGGTATTATCAGTTGAAATTCGGAAAATAA